From Passer domesticus isolate bPasDom1 chromosome 8, bPasDom1.hap1, whole genome shotgun sequence, a single genomic window includes:
- the CH25H gene encoding cholesterol 25-hydroxylase: MNCSLPQRVLLSSPMEGQQGRLCLQPLWDFVTAKEPLIKSPLFPVLFSFTAYMAFCLPYVALDFLSIRLPDLRKYKIQPQNYPSLGMMVPCIIQSVYHHVVLIFPVTFLHWYWRPMNLPVKAPELPEVLLQVAVCLLLFDFEYFLWHLLHHKVPWLYKTFHKVHHKHVSTFALTTQYSSVWELLSLGFFAAINPLLLGCHPLTEMIFFLVNIGLSVEDHSGYDLPWSTHRLVPFGLYGGAPHHDLHHLKFKSNYAPYFTHWDKLFGTFTESHSN; encoded by the coding sequence ATGAACTGCAGCCTGCCACAGAGAGTGCTGCTCAGCTCTCCgatggagggacagcagggcaggttATGCCTGCAGCCTCTCTGGGACTTTGTCACCGCAAAGGAGCCATTGATCAAGTCACCGCTTTTTCCAgtgctgttttcttttacaGCATACATGGCTTTCTGTCTTCCATATGTTGCACTGGACTTCTTAAGCATTAGACTACCAGATTTGAGAAAATACAAAATCCAGCCACAGAACTATCCAAGCCTCGGAATGATGGTGCCTTGCATTATTCAAAGTGTATATCACCATGTGGTTTTGATCTTCCCGGTGACATTTCTGCACTGGTACTGGAGACCCATGAATCTACCAGTGaaagctccagagctgcctgaaGTCCTGCTGCAAGTGGCagtttgtctgctgctgtttgATTTCGAGTACTTCCTGTGGCATTTGCTTCATCACAAGGTGCCTTGGCTCTACAAGACCTTCCACAAGGTGCATCACAAGCACGTGTCGACGTTCGCCCTTACTACACAGTATTCCAGCGTATGGGAGTTGCTCTCACTGGGATTTTTTGCTGCTATAAACCCGCTGCTCCTGGGATGCCATCCTTTGACAGAAATGATTTTCTTCCTTGTAAACATTGGTTTGTCAGTGGAGGACCATTCTGGATATGACCTCCCATGGTCAACTCACAGACTTGTGCCTTTTGGATTGTATGGAGGAGCACCACATCATGATCTCCACCATCTGAAATTCAAATCAAACTATGCTCCTTACTTCACACACTGGGACAAACTTTTTGGGACATTCACAGAGTCACATTCCAATTAA